A single genomic interval of Argonema galeatum A003/A1 harbors:
- a CDS encoding response regulator — MTNDKLTNLLLVDDDDVDVMIVQRAFEKNNITDRLYVAANGVEALFMLRDGGKPPLIPPNRRLILLDLNMPKMGGIEFLRELRADPELRTIPVIVLTTSNEQKDKLEAYNLNVAGYIVKPVTFTKFVEVMATVNKYWTLNEIP; from the coding sequence ATGACCAATGACAAACTGACAAACCTTTTACTTGTCGATGATGATGATGTTGATGTAATGATCGTGCAACGAGCATTCGAGAAAAATAACATCACCGATCGACTCTACGTGGCGGCCAATGGGGTGGAAGCTCTATTCATGCTGCGTGACGGTGGAAAGCCACCACTCATACCCCCGAATCGGCGATTGATATTACTCGATCTCAATATGCCCAAAATGGGTGGAATTGAGTTTTTGCGAGAATTGCGGGCTGACCCGGAACTGCGAACAATACCTGTCATTGTGCTGACGACATCCAATGAACAGAAAGATAAATTGGAAGCCTATAACCTTAATGTAGCAGGCTACATTGTTAAGCCAGTTACGTTCACTAAATTTGTGGAGGTTATGGCAACAGTTAACAAATACTGGACTCTGAACGAGATCCCTTGA